From Haloplanus sp. XH21:
ATTCCGGTAACCATCCTTGGGTGAAATCCTTGACTCGTGTGCCGAGATTAGGATTGGATAAATGCTCTTGGGCCCACCTCAAACGTGAAATCAAACCAAATCATAGGTGTCGAGAACGTGGCTGTTACTGAATCATCACCTCTCTCGACGTGTACTATCCATATTGAACGACGAGGTGGTCGTGGCGACGCGGGAGCACGGGCACTTGAACGACATCTTAGGCGTCTCTCCGGCGTCCACGATGTCGACGTCTCGTTTCGAACAGGGGACGTCTGGATCACCTACGACGGGAACGTCACCTCAGAAGAAACGATTCGAGATGCTGTCCGCGACCGCCGCGTGTCGATTCAGGACGAATCTGAGACAGCAACGGATGCCGTGAGTACCCGCTCGGAACTCAGGCAGGAGGTCTTGTTCGTCGGCTTGACCCTCTTCGGGATGGCGGTCGGCCTAATCACGGGGTGGCTCGAAGGACCACCGCTTCTCATGTGGGCTGGGTACGGCGTCGCATACGTCTTCGGCGGGTGGTATGGGCTCAAAGGCGCGGTCGAGACGCTCTCCCACCGTGCGGTCGACATCGACCTCTTGATGATCGTCGCTGCCCTCGGTGCCCTCTCGATTGGCGCCCCGTTCGAGGGCGCGATGCTGCTGTTCCTGTTTTCGCTATCGAATACGCTCCAGCACTACGCAATCGGCCGCTCGCGCCGGGCGATCAAATCACTCGTCGAGATGCGACCGGACGAGGCACAGGTCCTCCGTGACGGTGAGGAGGTCACTGTGGCAATCGACGAGGTTGCCGTGGGCGACGTGTTTGTCGTCCGGCCCGGCGACAGGATTCCGCTCGACGGCGTCGTTGCATCTGGCGAGGGGACGGTCGATCAGGCGTCGCTCACCGGCGAATCAGTGCCCGTGCCGAAAGACACCGGCGATGAGGTGTTCGGCGGGACGATCAATGAGAGCGGCAGCCTAGAGATCGAGGTCACGCGACAGGCCCACGAGTCGGCGATCAGCCGCCTCATCACCATGGTTGAAGAGGCCCAGAGCGAGAAGGCGCCGACACAGCGGCTCATCGACCGCCTCGAACAGCCGTATGTCCTCGGCGTGTTCGCACTCACGATCGCAGCGATCGCTATCCCGCTGGCATTCGGAAGTGCGTTCACCAGCACGTTCTACCGTGCGATGACGCTCATGGTCGCTGCCTCCCCGTGTGCAGTCATCATCTCCACGCCGGCAGCCGTTCTGTCAGCAATCGCTTCTGGTGGCAGGCAGGGTGTTTTGTTCAAGGGCGGCGAACACGTCGAAGCGGCAGCGAACATCGATGCGGTCGCGTTCGACAAGACGGGTACACTCACGCAGGGAGATACGCAGTTGACGGATGTATTCGTCCGGGACGGCCTCGAAGACGAGTCACTGACGCCGGACGAACTACTTTCACTCGCGGCCGCCGTACAGGGCCGCTCGGAGCACCACTTGGCTCGTGCGACTGTAACGGAAGCCGAAGACCGCGCACTCGACGTTCCCGACGCGCGACGATTTCAGTCGGAGGCCGGGAAAGGCGTCTGCGCCGACGTCGACGACGGGACCATCCACATCGGGAATCGGAGTTACGTTGAGACAGTGCTCGAAGACGCCGTGATTGAGGGACTCGATTCCGGCCTCGACAGGCTTCGGGCCTTGGAGGCGGGGGGGGGAAGACCAGCGTCCTCGTCGCCCGTGAGCACGGCGACGGTGTCACGGTACTGGGATGGCTGGCGTTCACCGACACCGTCCGCCCCGATGCTGCCGAGATGATCGATGAACTCCGTTCGTTGGGCGTGGAGCACATCGTAATGTTGACTGGCGACAACGAACGCGTCGCGCAACGGATCGCCGATGAGGTCGGTATCGACGAAGTCCAAGCCGAACTGTTACCTGAGGAGAAAGTGGCAACTATCGAGGCTCTGGTTGAGCGATACGAGAACGTGGCGATGGTCGGCGACGGCGTCAACGACGCCCCGGCGCTGGCGACCGCGACGCTCGGTATCGCGATGGGCGGCGCTGGGACTGACGTTGCCCTGGAGACGGCTGACGTCGTCCTGATGGGCGACGATATCGGGAAGATTCCCTACGTGCTCGGACTCGGTCGCCGGACGCGCCGGACGCTGACAGTCAACCTCGCAATCGCGTTTGGTGCGATTGTGTTGATGGTTGGCACGATTCTGTTACGTGGTATCCCCTTACCACTTGCTGTGGTCGGCCACGAGGGATCGACGGTCCTCGTGTCCCTGAATGGTCTCCGGTTACTCGGATTCCGCGAATAACCGCTCGCTGAAAGCTGCGAATGGACCGATGAGGCCGATCAGCAACAACTAGTGTCGTCGAGATTCCACTCGCACGCATTACCGGTAGTGAGGTTTTTCTCGTCGATACATGCGGAGAGACAGGCGTAGTTACAGAAATACGTGGGTGAGCCACACTCGTAATCGCAATTGCGGACGCAGATTGGATCGTGGTCGAAGATCCGGGATTCGCAGTATGCGCATGTCTGGTCTGTATCCTGATGTCGCAAAACAAGGATGTCGTGACGATGCCGAATAGCGCAATCAAGTACGCTGCGTTGCTCGAGATGACGTCGTAGGTCGAACAGTACAGCCAACAAACGAACGTGTAGGCCGGAGCGTTCTAGGTCGGTGACTGGAGCTTCGGCCAGAAGAACCGGCAGTACGTGGTCCAGCCCAACATCGAGACTGTAGGCAGCCCAACGAGCCACACCACTGCCCTTCGGTCCAAGTCACCGTATCGTCGGTATCCACGATGAAGAGTGCGGGAAAGCAGAAGACCCACAACCAGATGCCGAGAGTGTAGGTCACCGGCCAGTGTTCGATCCGGGGCTATGCAATTGGCAGCCGTATTGAGTCGGGCAGCGTCGCCCACGGAAACGAGGGATCGGGACCTGGATTCGTGAGGAACGCGACCAGACAGAGTCCCGTCCCGACGAGGAGTTCGTATACTTCCAGCGTCGTGTATCGGTCGAACCACGCTGGAAGTTGCGGACGGGTAGACCGTTGACGGTGGTCGGGGAAGCCGGTCCTTCTTCAGCTTTGACGGCTCCTGATCAGGTATCTCGTTCGAGTGCGTCGCGTCGCTGTTCGTATTCCTCGTCGGTCAAGTCCCCGCGAGCGTAGGCAAGCCGAAGCTCTTCGAGTGCTTGGTCTGAGTCACTCGCATCTCCCGTGACCGCGCGATAGATGAGGTACCCACCAACAACGAGGGCAGCGAGGAACAGCAGTTGCATCACGATACCGATGACGAACATCCAGCCTGGCATCGTCCCGCCGCCCCACATGTGACCACCCCACATCCCGCCCATCATCGGACCGAACCCCATCATCCCAAATCCCATGAAGAACAGCGGGAAGATGACGAACGCGCCGATGATTACGAGGAGGAGCGTAACAAGTCGCGTCTCGTCTGTTTTTGTAGGCATATTGTATTCCTCCGTGAGTTTGGGTTCTCAGATTATACTACGCACTAACTATTCAATGCAGTTGTGGCTTTGACCTGCGTGTTCCATCCACCGCTATTCTTTTGAATTCCCACTTACCACGGCTCTAACCCGAACTATCTGAAGGGAAACTGCAAAAGATGATCCCCACGATGATACATCTATGCAGGTAACGATGGTCGAGGCATCTTCGAAGCTCTTCGAATCGGTGTCGGCTTCCTCTGGACAGCGGCGTGAGCAATCATCATGGGCCTCACCATCACGAGCTTCGTCCAGGTCTATGTCTCCAGGAGCGAATGGCGCAAGTCCTAGGCAGCGGTGATCTGAGCGGCCTCACGAAGGCGACTGCGTTCGGCGCGGCCAGTAGTGGCTGCAGTTTCGGCGCCGTCGCCATCGCCGTCGTCAGCTTCGCCGGCATCATCGCGTTCGTCTACGCCGACCTCATCACGATTCCCGTGCTGAACGTCTACCGGAAATACTACGGCTGGAAGGTTATGCTGTACATCCTCGGCGTCTTCTTCGTCACGATGGCGTTCACCGGCTTCCTCATGGAGTTGCTGTTCGACACCCTCGGTATCGTCCACCGGAGGACGGTTTCGATATGGCTGAGGATGAACCTTCGTATCCAAAGTTTTCCTATGGAGTCTCAGTATGATTGACGGAGAGAACTCTGCTAAAGAGAGGGGGCCGTATGTATCCTGTATGACGACGACCATCACCGTGGAAGGAGTGTCGTGCGGTCACTGTGAGCAAACAGTTGAAGAGGCGCTCCAGGCGGTTACCGGCGTGGCTGACGTGACCGTCGACAAGGAGACCGAACAGGCGAGCATCGATGGTGAGGCGGAGGTCACGACCCTCGTGGAGGCCGTCGAAGAGCAGGGTACACTGTCCACGCCTGAGTCTCGCGATTTGCGGATAGTACGGACCGCTTGGAGATGACGGCCTACAGTTGTCTTTGGAGTTTGCCTACGATGGTCCTGCTGTACGGTTTCAGGGGGCGAAGATTCAGGAAGCCAGCGAATCGACCTCTAAAGAGCATATGACCCATGGACGACCACAAAGATACAACTGAGAATTCCCCCGGAGGAGAAGACCGGCAGGACACCAGCAGTCACCAGCATGGACACGACGAGCACGATAAAGCGGTCGCCGAATCTGACGAGCAACGGGTAAAACAGGAGCTACTGGATGACGAGGCTCACCCTGCTGTGGCGAGTGAGACGGCAGTCCACGAGAAGCACGAACACACCGAACACGAGGGCGAAGGACACGGTCACGGTTCCCACGATGGACACGGAGATGGTCATGGCGGGATGCACGAAGGCCACGAGCAAATGTTCCGTCGACGTTTCTTCGTCTCGACGTTTCTGTCGATTCCCGTTCTCCTGTACAGCGAAATGCTGCAGGAGTGGCTCGGGTTCTCCGTCCCTGCATTCCCGGGGAGCGAGTGGATCAACCCCGTCTTCGCGGTTATCGTCTTCGCGTACGGTGGAATCCCGTTTCTCCAGATGGCGGTCCCGGAGCTGAAAGACCGGTCGCCGGGGATGATGACGCTCATCTCGATGGCCATCTCGGTCGCGTTCGTCTACAGCCTCGCGAGCGTGGTCTTCCCGACACAGTCGGCGTTCTTCTGGGAGCTCGTCACGCTTATCGACATCATGCTCCTGGGGCACTGGATCGAGATGCGGTCGGTGCGCCGTGCATCGAGCGCGGTCGACGAGCTGGCGAAGCTGATGCCCGACACCGCAGAGCGAATCACCGAGTCTGGAGAGACCGAGAAAGTCCCAGTCAGTGAACTCTCCGAGCGCGACCTCGTACTGATCCGGCCGGGCGCGAGTGTTCCTGCTGACGGCACCGTCGAGGAGGGCGATTCGGACGTCAACGAGTCGATGCTCACGGGTGAGTCCAAGCCCGTCTCGAAGGAGCCCGGCGACGAGGTCATAGGCGGCACGATAAACGGCGACGGCAGCCTCCGTGTCCGCGTCGGTGCGACGGGCGAGGGGACGACGCTCGCGGGCATTATGCGGCTGGTGGAGGAAGCCCAACAGAGCAAATCCAAGACGCAGGTACTGGCCGACCGTGCAGCCGGCTGGCTGTTCTACGTCGCGCTCGGGGCGGCTGTTGTGACTGGAATCGCGTGGACGGTCGCGGTCTCGTTTGACGCGACCGTCATCGAGCGCGTCGTGACGGTGCTTGTCATCGCCTGTCCACACGCACTCGGGCTCGCCATCCCCCTCGTCGTCGCGATCAACACGTCGCTCGCCGCTCGGAACGGGATGCTCGTTCGCGACCGCATCGCGATGGAGGACGCACGGAATCTGGACGCGATTATCTTCGACAAGACGGGGACGCTCACCGAAGGTGAGCACGGCGTCGTGGATATGGCGACCGCCGACGGCGTCGACGAGGACGACGCGCTCGCGCTGGCGGCGGCCGTCGAGAGCGACTCCGAACACATGATCGCGCGAGCCATCCGCGAGGCCGCCGCCGAGCGAGACCTAACTACTCCCGACGTGACCGACTTCGAGGCGATCAAAGGCCGAGGGGTTCGCGCGAACGTCGATGTCTCCGGCTTTGCCGGAGGCTCGTCGGACAAGTCCGGCGGTGGAAACGAGGTGTACGTCGGCGGGCCGAATCTGTTGACCCAACTCGATAGCGAGATACCCG
This genomic window contains:
- a CDS encoding SHOCT domain-containing protein, producing MPTKTDETRLVTLLLVIIGAFVIFPLFFMGFGMMGFGPMMGGMWGGHMWGGGTMPGWMFVIGIVMQLLFLAALVVGGYLIYRAVTGDASDSDQALEELRLAYARGDLTDEEYEQRRDALERDT
- a CDS encoding heavy metal translocating P-type ATPase; translated protein: MHEGHEQMFRRRFFVSTFLSIPVLLYSEMLQEWLGFSVPAFPGSEWINPVFAVIVFAYGGIPFLQMAVPELKDRSPGMMTLISMAISVAFVYSLASVVFPTQSAFFWELVTLIDIMLLGHWIEMRSVRRASSAVDELAKLMPDTAERITESGETEKVPVSELSERDLVLIRPGASVPADGTVEEGDSDVNESMLTGESKPVSKEPGDEVIGGTINGDGSLRVRVGATGEGTTLAGIMRLVEEAQQSKSKTQVLADRAAGWLFYVALGAAVVTGIAWTVAVSFDATVIERVVTVLVIACPHALGLAIPLVVAINTSLAARNGMLVRDRIAMEDARNLDAIIFDKTGTLTEGEHGVVDMATADGVDEDDALALAAAVESDSEHMIARAIREAAAERDLTTPDVTDFEAIKGRGVRANVDVSGFAGGSSDKSGGGNEVYVGGPNLLTQLDSEIPDHLQHFADEAGQNAQTVVYLVRDGELIAAFAMADVIREESFRVVNALHDLGIEVAMLTGDSQDVANAVADELGIDTVFAEVLPEDKDEKVQELQEQGKLVGMVGDGVNDAPALTRADVGIAIGSGTDVAVQSADVILVQNNPMDVVRLVKLSKASYRKMQENIVWAAGYNVFAIPLAAGVLAPIGILLSPAVGALLMSLSTVIVAINAQLLRRVDLSIPEHPSGTPATEAQPAD
- a CDS encoding heavy-metal-associated domain-containing protein, with the translated sequence MIDGENSAKERGPYVSCMTTTITVEGVSCGHCEQTVEEALQAVTGVADVTVDKETEQASIDGEAEVTTLVEAVEEQGTLSTPESRDLRIVRTAWR